A region from the Musa acuminata AAA Group cultivar baxijiao chromosome BXJ1-10, Cavendish_Baxijiao_AAA, whole genome shotgun sequence genome encodes:
- the LOC103968839 gene encoding uncharacterized protein LOC103968839 — protein MTSVPFNISGPPPPPPPAAIREPILARPEDDPPNTTTALLSAYSTPDDASPSGLRRPHTAFLFSALVITTCTAVAAAAAFAFLFFTSSAAAKDPIFDHRSQARPLSRLSRPVLLLISSDGFRFGYQFKTAAPNIHRLIANGTEAETGLIPVFPSLTFPNHYSIVTGLYPAHHGIINNHFVDPVSGAAFNMGSHEPEWWLGEPLWETTVDQGFNAATVFWPGSEVKKGSWDCPPRFCRHYDGSVPFEERVDAILSYFDLPSSEIPVFMTLYFEDPDEQGHKVGADDPEITAAVARIDDMIGRLIAGLEKRGIFEDVTIILLGDHGMVGTCDKKLIFLDDLSPWIKIPRDWVQSTSPLLAIRPPAGVSPSDVVAKMNEALGSGKVEHGNYLKMYLKEDLPERLHYWESHRIPPVIGLLEEGYKVEQKRTKRNECGGAHGYDNAFFSMRSIFVGHGPRFQRGRKVPSFENVEIYNVIASILNLKGAPNDGSASFPSSVLLSLA, from the coding sequence ATGACTTCTGTTCCCTTCAACATTTccggccctcctcctcctcctcctcctgctgccaTTAGAGAACCCATCCTCGCTCGCCCGGAAGACGACCCACCCAACACAACCACCGCTCTCCTCTCCGCCTACTCCACCCCCGACGACGCCTCCCCTTCGGGCCTCCGCCGGCCCCACACCGCCTTCCTGTTTTCAGCCCTCGTCATCACCACCTGCACggctgtcgccgccgccgccgccttcgccttcctcttctttacctCCTCTGCTGCCGCCAAAGATCCCATCTTTGATCATCGGAGTCAGGCGAGGCCCCTCTCCAGGCTCTCCCGCCCCGTGCTCCTCCTCATCTCCTCCGACGGGTTCCGCTTCGGCTACCAGTTCAAAACCGCTGCGCCCAACATCCATCGCCTGATCGCCAATGGCACCGAAGCGGAGACCGGGCTTATCCCTGTTTTCCCGTCCCTCACCTTCCCCAACCACTATTCTATCGTCACCGGACTCTATCCGGCCCACCACGGTATCATCAACAACCACTTCGTCGACCCGGTGTCCGGCGCCGCCTTCAATATGGGCAGCCACGAGCCGGAGTGGTGGCTGGGAGAGCCGCTCTGGGAGACCACCGTCGACCAGGGGTTCAATGCCGCCACCGTCTTCTGGCCCGGATCCGAGGTCAAGAAGGGATCTTGGGACTGCCCTCCCAGGTTTTGCCGCCACTACGACGGTTCGGTGCCCTTCGAGGAGCGCGTCGACGCCATTCTGAGCTACTTCGATCTCCCGAGCAGCGAGATCCCTGTGTTCATGACTCTCTACTTCGAGGACCCAGATGAGCAGGGCCACAAGGTCGGTGCCGACGATCCGGAGATCACCGCCGCGGTGGCTCGGATCGATGACATGATCGGGAGATTGATCGCCGGGCTGGAGAAAAGAGGGATCTTTGAGGACGTGACCATAATTCTATTAGGTGACCACGGAATGGTGGGCACTTGCGATAAAAAGCTCATATTTCTGGATGACCTATCTCCGTGGATCAAGATCCCGCGGGACTGGGTCCAGTCCACGAGTCCTCTGCTCGCGATTCGCCCGCCCGCCGGCGTTTCCCCGTCGGACGTGGTAGCGAAGATGAATGAAGCGCTGGGGTCGGGAAAGGTCGAGCATGGGAACTATCTGAAGATGTATCTGAAAGAGGATTTACCGGAGCGACTGCATTACTGGGAGAGCCACAGGATTCCGCCCGTCATCGGGCTGTTGGAAGAAGGGTACAAGGTGGAGCAGAAGAGAACGAAGAGGAACGAGTGCGGAGGAGCGCATGGATACGACAATGCATTTTTCTCGATGAGGAGCATTTTCGTAGGTCACGGCCCTCGGTTCCAGAGGGGACGCAAGGTGCCATCTTTCGAGAATGTGGAGATATACAACGTGATCGCCTCCATCCTGAACCTGAAGGGAGCACCCAACGACGGATCCGCCTCGTTTCCCAGCTCCGTTCTTCTCTCGCTTGCTTGA
- the LOC108951554 gene encoding putative transcription factor bHLH041 isoform X2, giving the protein MRMSAMDSFFLLGAEARGRFLQIAGRTLGCTYICTWTPLSHPPINLLISTDGWHREEDGDLPSSSSGSISLRLFKAYHGSLCSIQNGCIPGLAYKGAPAYIELRDADLMTLAWMNVQREFYQEAGIKTAVFVGCRNGEIELGMTMSPDVIYLTAITCVTNIIIHFVVYSFSSSSSSSSGFRLQTNLHVIIQQVFGEDFVQRYQLGGGGGRDFMRHSQSGNLILPPELGAPFVPEAITEQPLAPSHQMPMQAYNPNRNVQFPAATGDDEAMRRAMLAVNWLPSSSSSPLSHQLDRQQHQIYQGRIDHQIGAFKAYDPALAPKPEANQNLPGQRMIKMGINILTEINRMRMEARAQEHRPTSNQLHHIISERRRRKKINDYFHALRVLLPPGSKKDNVSVLANTKTYLNSLKARLSELEERNQMLERQLKSADDADEVSDRSERVEVQISRSSEFKSEAQQINLSLIVREECDMIDLVLHALRLLKEMRDVILISMDASTRSPSRNIFARANLKLQVKDSDWDEGRFEEAVTKAVVDALAQGKTKTPSHSSPAHQS; this is encoded by the exons ATGCGTATGTCTGCCATGGACTCCTTCTTCCTCCTTGGGGCAGAAGCTCGAGGGAGGTTCCTCCAGATCGCCGGCCGCACTCTGGGTTGCACGTATATCTGCACATGGACTCCTCTCTCCCATCCGCCGATTAA CCTTTTGATCTCCACAGATGGATGGCACCGTGAGGAAGACGGCGATCTCCCGAGCTCCTCGTCGGGAAGCATCTCCCTGAGGCTCTTTAAAGCCTACCACGGATCCCTTTGCAGTATTCAGAATGG TTGTATTCCCGGGTTGGCCTACAAAGGTGCGCCTGCATACATCGAGTTAAGGGATGCAGATCTAATGACCTTGGCATGGATGAACGTACAACGGGAATTCTACCAG GAAGCCGGAATAAAG ACTGCAGTATTCGTGGGATGCCGGAACGGAGAAATTGAATTAGGAATGACGATGTCACCGGATGTAATCTATCTGACGGCAATTACATGCGTTACGAATATTATTATTCATTTCGTTGTATACtctttctcatcatcatcatcatcatcttctgggTTTCGTTTGCAGACAAACCTGCATGTGATTATCCAGCAAGTGTTCGGTGAAGACTTCGTTCAACGGTACCagttaggaggaggaggaggaagagacttcATGCGGCACTCCCAATCAGGAAACCTCATACTGCCACCTGAACTGG GTGCTCCTTTTGTTCCTGAGGCGATCACAGAGCAACCACTGGCTCCGTCACACCAAATGCCCATGCAAGCCTACAACCCGAACCGAAATGTTCAATTCCCAGCCGCTACAGGTGATGATGAGGCAATGAGGAGAGCCATGCTTGCTGTTAACTGGTTGCCATCCTCGTCTTCTTCTCCACTTAGTCACCAGCTAGATCGGCAACAACACCAAATCTATCAGGGACGTATCGACCATCAAATTGGAGCTTTTAAAGCTTACGATCCAGCTCTTGCTCCAAAACCGGAGGCAAATCAGAACTTACCTGGCCAAAGAATGATTAAGATGGGCATCAACATCTTGACAGAAATTAACAGGATGAGGATGGAAGCTCGAGCGCAGGAACATCGGCCAACAAGTAACCAGTTGCACCACATCATATCAGAGCGCAGGCGTCGGAAGAAGATTAATGACTACTTTCATGCTCTCAGAGTGCTACTTCCGCCAGGATCTAAG AAGGACAACGTATCGGTGCTGGCAAACACGAAGACCTACTTGAATTCCTTGAAAGCTCGACTCTCTGAGCTTGAGGAGAGGAATCAAATGCTAGAACGTCAACTGAAGTCTGCCGACGACGCTGATGAAGTTAGTGATCGAAGCGAAAGAGTCGAAGTTCAGATAAGCCGATCCTCCGAGTTCAAATCAGAGGCGCAACAAATCAACCTCAGCCTCATCGTAAGGGAGGAATGTGATATGATAGATCTGGTTCTCCATGCGCTTCGACTCCTGAAAGAGATGAGAGACGTAATATTGATATCCATGGATGCAAGCACGAGATCGCCATCGAGAAATATATTCGCAAGGGCCAATCTTAAGCTACAAGTGAAG GATAGTGATTGGGACGAGGGCAGGTTCGAGGAAGCCGTGACCAAAGCCGTCGTCGATGCGTTGGCACAAGGAAAAACGAAGACTCCATCACATTCTTCACCGGCCCATCAatcttga
- the LOC108951554 gene encoding putative transcription factor bHLH041 isoform X3, producing MRMSAMDSFFLLGAEARGRFLQIAGRTLGCTYICTWTPLSHPPINLLISTDGWHREEDGDLPSSSSGSISLRLFKAYHGSLCSIQNGCIPGLAYKGAPAYIELRDADLMTLAWMNVQREFYQEAGIKTAVFVGCRNGEIELGMTMSPDTNLHVIIQQVFGEDFVQRYQLGGGGGRDFMRHSQSGNLILPPELGWPSPSSSSLRSSSAGSPQSSHLLLTKPGAPFVPEAITEQPLAPSHQMPMQAYNPNRNVQFPAATGDDEAMRRAMLAVNWLPSSSSSPLSHQLDRQQHQIYQGRIDHQIGAFKAYDPALAPKPEANQNLPGQRMIKMGINILTEINRMRMEARAQEHRPTSNQLHHIISERRRRKKINDYFHALRVLLPPGSKKDNVSVLANTKTYLNSLKARLSELEERNQMLERQLKSADDADEVSDRSERVEVQISRSSEFKSEAQQINLSLIVREECDMIDLVLHALRLLKEMRDVILISMDASTRSPSRNIFARANLKLQVKDSDWDEGRFEEAVTKAVVDALAQGKTKTPSHSSPAHQS from the exons ATGCGTATGTCTGCCATGGACTCCTTCTTCCTCCTTGGGGCAGAAGCTCGAGGGAGGTTCCTCCAGATCGCCGGCCGCACTCTGGGTTGCACGTATATCTGCACATGGACTCCTCTCTCCCATCCGCCGATTAA CCTTTTGATCTCCACAGATGGATGGCACCGTGAGGAAGACGGCGATCTCCCGAGCTCCTCGTCGGGAAGCATCTCCCTGAGGCTCTTTAAAGCCTACCACGGATCCCTTTGCAGTATTCAGAATGG TTGTATTCCCGGGTTGGCCTACAAAGGTGCGCCTGCATACATCGAGTTAAGGGATGCAGATCTAATGACCTTGGCATGGATGAACGTACAACGGGAATTCTACCAG GAAGCCGGAATAAAG ACTGCAGTATTCGTGGGATGCCGGAACGGAGAAATTGAATTAGGAATGACGATGTCACCGGAT ACAAACCTGCATGTGATTATCCAGCAAGTGTTCGGTGAAGACTTCGTTCAACGGTACCagttaggaggaggaggaggaagagacttcATGCGGCACTCCCAATCAGGAAACCTCATACTGCCACCTGAACTGGGTTGGCCCTCACCGTCCTCCTCGTCACTTCGATCTTCATCAGCGGGAAGTCCCCAGAGCTCACATCTTCTTCTAACTAAACCAGGTGCTCCTTTTGTTCCTGAGGCGATCACAGAGCAACCACTGGCTCCGTCACACCAAATGCCCATGCAAGCCTACAACCCGAACCGAAATGTTCAATTCCCAGCCGCTACAGGTGATGATGAGGCAATGAGGAGAGCCATGCTTGCTGTTAACTGGTTGCCATCCTCGTCTTCTTCTCCACTTAGTCACCAGCTAGATCGGCAACAACACCAAATCTATCAGGGACGTATCGACCATCAAATTGGAGCTTTTAAAGCTTACGATCCAGCTCTTGCTCCAAAACCGGAGGCAAATCAGAACTTACCTGGCCAAAGAATGATTAAGATGGGCATCAACATCTTGACAGAAATTAACAGGATGAGGATGGAAGCTCGAGCGCAGGAACATCGGCCAACAAGTAACCAGTTGCACCACATCATATCAGAGCGCAGGCGTCGGAAGAAGATTAATGACTACTTTCATGCTCTCAGAGTGCTACTTCCGCCAGGATCTAAG AAGGACAACGTATCGGTGCTGGCAAACACGAAGACCTACTTGAATTCCTTGAAAGCTCGACTCTCTGAGCTTGAGGAGAGGAATCAAATGCTAGAACGTCAACTGAAGTCTGCCGACGACGCTGATGAAGTTAGTGATCGAAGCGAAAGAGTCGAAGTTCAGATAAGCCGATCCTCCGAGTTCAAATCAGAGGCGCAACAAATCAACCTCAGCCTCATCGTAAGGGAGGAATGTGATATGATAGATCTGGTTCTCCATGCGCTTCGACTCCTGAAAGAGATGAGAGACGTAATATTGATATCCATGGATGCAAGCACGAGATCGCCATCGAGAAATATATTCGCAAGGGCCAATCTTAAGCTACAAGTGAAG GATAGTGATTGGGACGAGGGCAGGTTCGAGGAAGCCGTGACCAAAGCCGTCGTCGATGCGTTGGCACAAGGAAAAACGAAGACTCCATCACATTCTTCACCGGCCCATCAatcttga
- the LOC108951554 gene encoding putative transcription factor bHLH041 isoform X1 translates to MRMSAMDSFFLLGAEARGRFLQIAGRTLGCTYICTWTPLSHPPINLLISTDGWHREEDGDLPSSSSGSISLRLFKAYHGSLCSIQNGCIPGLAYKGAPAYIELRDADLMTLAWMNVQREFYQEAGIKTAVFVGCRNGEIELGMTMSPDVIYLTAITCVTNIIIHFVVYSFSSSSSSSSGFRLQTNLHVIIQQVFGEDFVQRYQLGGGGGRDFMRHSQSGNLILPPELGWPSPSSSSLRSSSAGSPQSSHLLLTKPGAPFVPEAITEQPLAPSHQMPMQAYNPNRNVQFPAATGDDEAMRRAMLAVNWLPSSSSSPLSHQLDRQQHQIYQGRIDHQIGAFKAYDPALAPKPEANQNLPGQRMIKMGINILTEINRMRMEARAQEHRPTSNQLHHIISERRRRKKINDYFHALRVLLPPGSKKDNVSVLANTKTYLNSLKARLSELEERNQMLERQLKSADDADEVSDRSERVEVQISRSSEFKSEAQQINLSLIVREECDMIDLVLHALRLLKEMRDVILISMDASTRSPSRNIFARANLKLQVKDSDWDEGRFEEAVTKAVVDALAQGKTKTPSHSSPAHQS, encoded by the exons ATGCGTATGTCTGCCATGGACTCCTTCTTCCTCCTTGGGGCAGAAGCTCGAGGGAGGTTCCTCCAGATCGCCGGCCGCACTCTGGGTTGCACGTATATCTGCACATGGACTCCTCTCTCCCATCCGCCGATTAA CCTTTTGATCTCCACAGATGGATGGCACCGTGAGGAAGACGGCGATCTCCCGAGCTCCTCGTCGGGAAGCATCTCCCTGAGGCTCTTTAAAGCCTACCACGGATCCCTTTGCAGTATTCAGAATGG TTGTATTCCCGGGTTGGCCTACAAAGGTGCGCCTGCATACATCGAGTTAAGGGATGCAGATCTAATGACCTTGGCATGGATGAACGTACAACGGGAATTCTACCAG GAAGCCGGAATAAAG ACTGCAGTATTCGTGGGATGCCGGAACGGAGAAATTGAATTAGGAATGACGATGTCACCGGATGTAATCTATCTGACGGCAATTACATGCGTTACGAATATTATTATTCATTTCGTTGTATACtctttctcatcatcatcatcatcatcttctgggTTTCGTTTGCAGACAAACCTGCATGTGATTATCCAGCAAGTGTTCGGTGAAGACTTCGTTCAACGGTACCagttaggaggaggaggaggaagagacttcATGCGGCACTCCCAATCAGGAAACCTCATACTGCCACCTGAACTGGGTTGGCCCTCACCGTCCTCCTCGTCACTTCGATCTTCATCAGCGGGAAGTCCCCAGAGCTCACATCTTCTTCTAACTAAACCAGGTGCTCCTTTTGTTCCTGAGGCGATCACAGAGCAACCACTGGCTCCGTCACACCAAATGCCCATGCAAGCCTACAACCCGAACCGAAATGTTCAATTCCCAGCCGCTACAGGTGATGATGAGGCAATGAGGAGAGCCATGCTTGCTGTTAACTGGTTGCCATCCTCGTCTTCTTCTCCACTTAGTCACCAGCTAGATCGGCAACAACACCAAATCTATCAGGGACGTATCGACCATCAAATTGGAGCTTTTAAAGCTTACGATCCAGCTCTTGCTCCAAAACCGGAGGCAAATCAGAACTTACCTGGCCAAAGAATGATTAAGATGGGCATCAACATCTTGACAGAAATTAACAGGATGAGGATGGAAGCTCGAGCGCAGGAACATCGGCCAACAAGTAACCAGTTGCACCACATCATATCAGAGCGCAGGCGTCGGAAGAAGATTAATGACTACTTTCATGCTCTCAGAGTGCTACTTCCGCCAGGATCTAAG AAGGACAACGTATCGGTGCTGGCAAACACGAAGACCTACTTGAATTCCTTGAAAGCTCGACTCTCTGAGCTTGAGGAGAGGAATCAAATGCTAGAACGTCAACTGAAGTCTGCCGACGACGCTGATGAAGTTAGTGATCGAAGCGAAAGAGTCGAAGTTCAGATAAGCCGATCCTCCGAGTTCAAATCAGAGGCGCAACAAATCAACCTCAGCCTCATCGTAAGGGAGGAATGTGATATGATAGATCTGGTTCTCCATGCGCTTCGACTCCTGAAAGAGATGAGAGACGTAATATTGATATCCATGGATGCAAGCACGAGATCGCCATCGAGAAATATATTCGCAAGGGCCAATCTTAAGCTACAAGTGAAG GATAGTGATTGGGACGAGGGCAGGTTCGAGGAAGCCGTGACCAAAGCCGTCGTCGATGCGTTGGCACAAGGAAAAACGAAGACTCCATCACATTCTTCACCGGCCCATCAatcttga